From Paenibacillus sp. V4I7, one genomic window encodes:
- a CDS encoding CBS domain-containing protein: MAGKTVRDIMSKDCVTVTLQDNVYEIALKMKQHDIGFVAVVEGKKLIGVVTDRDLVVRGYAEKHSGSTAVDQVITKDIETITPDTSVEEAAKIMAKDQIRRLPVVENGELVGIVAIGDLAVRGSFEDEAGEALSKISSDKTLVGSR, from the coding sequence ATGGCAGGTAAAACAGTGAGGGACATCATGAGTAAAGATTGCGTGACCGTTACTCTGCAGGATAATGTATACGAGATCGCTTTGAAAATGAAGCAGCACGATATCGGATTCGTTGCCGTCGTAGAGGGCAAGAAGCTCATTGGTGTTGTTACAGACCGTGACCTTGTTGTTCGCGGCTATGCAGAAAAGCATTCTGGTTCTACAGCTGTCGATCAAGTAATTACGAAGGATATTGAGACTATAACCCCAGATACATCTGTTGAAGAAGCCGCCAAAATAATGGCTAAAGATCAAATTCGCCGTTTACCTGTAGTGGAAAATGGCGAGCTTGTCGGGATAGTAGCTATCGGCGACCTTGCGGTTCGCGGCAGCTTTGAGGATGAAGCGGGGGAAGCTCTTAGCAAAATTTCATCAGACAAAACACTAGTGGGCAGTAGATAA
- a CDS encoding M20 family metallopeptidase, with product MNDFQAGLQANYEEMIAWRRYLHQNPELSFHEYRTAEFVANHLQSWDIEVRKNVGGNGIVGLLRGSSEGPTVALRADMDALPIQDEKNCTYSSLTKGVMHACGHDAHTATLLGIAKVASQHRAQLKGNLVFLFQHAEEITPGGADSMIQDGALEGVDAVFGVHLWTPFPVGHFYSKAGPLMAAPDEFTIHIQGKGGHGGLPHQTIDSIYVASQLVVNLQSIVSRQIDPIEPCVVSVGSFHGGSSFNVIAETSVLNGTVRTFNAELRQDVKERLERIVHTTCEMFQASCKINYKLGYPTVVNDGKEAERFFKVGTELFGTEAVHESPLIMAGEDFSYYLNHRPGCFMFVGAGNVEAGIVHPHHHPKFDIDEKSMLNAANLLLGMALDYMA from the coding sequence ATGAACGATTTTCAAGCAGGCTTACAAGCGAATTATGAAGAAATGATTGCATGGAGACGTTACTTACATCAAAACCCAGAACTCTCATTCCATGAATATCGCACCGCCGAATTTGTGGCGAATCACCTACAAAGTTGGGATATAGAAGTTCGCAAAAATGTAGGAGGGAATGGTATTGTCGGACTGCTCCGCGGCAGCAGCGAAGGTCCTACGGTTGCTCTTCGAGCAGACATGGATGCACTGCCTATTCAAGATGAAAAGAACTGTACGTACTCTTCGCTCACGAAGGGAGTCATGCACGCTTGTGGACACGACGCACACACCGCAACTCTGCTTGGTATTGCTAAGGTGGCGAGCCAGCATCGCGCTCAGCTGAAAGGAAATCTGGTTTTCTTGTTCCAGCATGCTGAAGAAATTACGCCTGGTGGCGCTGATTCCATGATTCAGGACGGAGCTCTTGAAGGTGTTGATGCCGTGTTCGGCGTTCATCTATGGACACCGTTTCCTGTAGGCCATTTTTATTCCAAAGCGGGTCCCTTAATGGCAGCACCCGACGAATTCACTATTCATATTCAAGGAAAAGGTGGACATGGGGGTTTGCCTCATCAAACCATTGACAGCATTTATGTAGCTTCTCAATTAGTTGTTAATCTTCAATCGATCGTGAGTCGACAAATAGATCCGATAGAACCATGTGTGGTTAGCGTTGGATCCTTCCACGGGGGCTCTAGCTTCAATGTCATAGCCGAAACGAGTGTGCTGAATGGCACAGTGCGCACTTTCAATGCGGAACTTAGACAAGATGTCAAAGAGCGCCTGGAACGGATTGTGCATACCACTTGTGAGATGTTTCAGGCTTCCTGTAAGATAAACTATAAATTAGGTTACCCTACGGTTGTTAATGACGGGAAAGAAGCAGAGCGTTTCTTCAAAGTCGGTACCGAATTGTTTGGGACAGAAGCCGTGCACGAGTCTCCACTTATTATGGCCGGAGAGGACTTTTCCTATTATTTAAACCACCGACCAGGCTGTTTTATGTTCGTAGGTGCAGGTAATGTTGAGGCTGGCATTGTACATCCGCACCACCATCCGAAGTTCGATATTGACGAGAAATCCATGCTAAATGCGGCAAATTTGTTGTTAGGAATGGCTTTGGATTATATGGCATGA